The following proteins are encoded in a genomic region of Papaver somniferum cultivar HN1 unplaced genomic scaffold, ASM357369v1 unplaced-scaffold_10, whole genome shotgun sequence:
- the LOC113326617 gene encoding uncharacterized protein LOC113326617 isoform X3, whose amino-acid sequence MKTTKCFNRGFWKPKTAHIVNLFRCIRNCIHCSGPNGGFCQRCHQLQPFRVAPGKLPQRVDRPMIYCYGCQDQCITQCKSQDREVSQLECNFWGSEQAVCKCCCGLPSSTPPPKPIIWNQCPTEETNEYFLLRNSLIDCRLCVNGCKTKCDAIGATVAREVCFQDFNVGTTILIDGVLACPCCCKPKPPPPPACPCSESCGVDINIQISSVAGQASRKYELPHSSSSTAEL is encoded by the exons ATGAAAACCACAAAATGTTTCAACAGAGGATTTTGGAAGCCAAAAACTGCGCACATTG TCAACTTATTCCGGTGTATCAGAAACTGCATCCATTGTTCTGGACCTAACGGGGGTTTCTGTCAG AGATGCCATCAGCTGCAGCCATTTCGTGTGGCCCCGGGGAAACTTCCACAGAGAGTAGATCGTCCGATGATCTATTGCTATGGTTGTCAAGACCAGTGCATAACCCAATGTAAGTCGCAAGACAGAGAAGTATCTCAGTTAGAATGCAACTTTTGGGGTTCGGAACAGGCCGTATGCAAGTGTTGTTGTGGGTTACCATCATCAACTCCACCACCCAAACCAATAATTTGGAATCAATGTCCAACTGAAGAAACAAATGAGTATTTTTTACTACGTAATTCTTTGATTGATTGCAGGCTCTGTGTAAATGGTTGTAAAACTAAATGTGATGCCATAGGAGCTACAGTGGCTAGGGAAGTCTGCTTCCAGGATTTCAATGTAGGTACGACGATTCTTATCGATGGAGTCTTAGCATGCCCTTGTTGTTGTAAACCAAAACCTCCACCCCCACCAGCATGCCCTTGCAGTGAAAGTTGTGGTGTGGATATCAATATTCAAATATCGTCGGTAGCTGGTCAGGCATCACGCAAGTACGAACTACCTCATTCGTCATCATCTACTGCTGAGCTAtga
- the LOC113326617 gene encoding uncharacterized protein LOC113326617 isoform X1: protein MKTTKCFNRGFWKPKTAHIGTAEKDYDKNLVKCLSLTIKFYVVAVNLFRCIRNCIHCSGPNGGFCQRCHQLQPFRVAPGKLPQRVDRPMIYCYGCQDQCITQCKSQDREVSQLECNFWGSEQAVCKCCCGLPSSTPPPKPIIWNQCPTEETNEYFLLRNSLIDCRLCVNGCKTKCDAIGATVAREVCFQDFNVGTTILIDGVLACPCCCKPKPPPPPACPCSESCGVDINIQISSVAGQASRKYELPHSSSSTAEL from the exons ATGAAAACCACAAAATGTTTCAACAGAGGATTTTGGAAGCCAAAAACTGCGCACATTG GCACAGCAGAGAAGGACTATGACAAGAACCTTGTCAAATGTTTGTCCTTAACCATTAAATTTTATGTTGTTGCAGTCAACTTATTCCGGTGTATCAGAAACTGCATCCATTGTTCTGGACCTAACGGGGGTTTCTGTCAG AGATGCCATCAGCTGCAGCCATTTCGTGTGGCCCCGGGGAAACTTCCACAGAGAGTAGATCGTCCGATGATCTATTGCTATGGTTGTCAAGACCAGTGCATAACCCAATGTAAGTCGCAAGACAGAGAAGTATCTCAGTTAGAATGCAACTTTTGGGGTTCGGAACAGGCCGTATGCAAGTGTTGTTGTGGGTTACCATCATCAACTCCACCACCCAAACCAATAATTTGGAATCAATGTCCAACTGAAGAAACAAATGAGTATTTTTTACTACGTAATTCTTTGATTGATTGCAGGCTCTGTGTAAATGGTTGTAAAACTAAATGTGATGCCATAGGAGCTACAGTGGCTAGGGAAGTCTGCTTCCAGGATTTCAATGTAGGTACGACGATTCTTATCGATGGAGTCTTAGCATGCCCTTGTTGTTGTAAACCAAAACCTCCACCCCCACCAGCATGCCCTTGCAGTGAAAGTTGTGGTGTGGATATCAATATTCAAATATCGTCGGTAGCTGGTCAGGCATCACGCAAGTACGAACTACCTCATTCGTCATCATCTACTGCTGAGCTAtga
- the LOC113326617 gene encoding uncharacterized protein LOC113326617 isoform X2 — protein sequence MKTTKCFNRGFWKPKTAHIEKDYDKNLVKCLSLTIKFYVVAVNLFRCIRNCIHCSGPNGGFCQRCHQLQPFRVAPGKLPQRVDRPMIYCYGCQDQCITQCKSQDREVSQLECNFWGSEQAVCKCCCGLPSSTPPPKPIIWNQCPTEETNEYFLLRNSLIDCRLCVNGCKTKCDAIGATVAREVCFQDFNVGTTILIDGVLACPCCCKPKPPPPPACPCSESCGVDINIQISSVAGQASRKYELPHSSSSTAEL from the exons ATGAAAACCACAAAATGTTTCAACAGAGGATTTTGGAAGCCAAAAACTGCGCACATTG AGAAGGACTATGACAAGAACCTTGTCAAATGTTTGTCCTTAACCATTAAATTTTATGTTGTTGCAGTCAACTTATTCCGGTGTATCAGAAACTGCATCCATTGTTCTGGACCTAACGGGGGTTTCTGTCAG AGATGCCATCAGCTGCAGCCATTTCGTGTGGCCCCGGGGAAACTTCCACAGAGAGTAGATCGTCCGATGATCTATTGCTATGGTTGTCAAGACCAGTGCATAACCCAATGTAAGTCGCAAGACAGAGAAGTATCTCAGTTAGAATGCAACTTTTGGGGTTCGGAACAGGCCGTATGCAAGTGTTGTTGTGGGTTACCATCATCAACTCCACCACCCAAACCAATAATTTGGAATCAATGTCCAACTGAAGAAACAAATGAGTATTTTTTACTACGTAATTCTTTGATTGATTGCAGGCTCTGTGTAAATGGTTGTAAAACTAAATGTGATGCCATAGGAGCTACAGTGGCTAGGGAAGTCTGCTTCCAGGATTTCAATGTAGGTACGACGATTCTTATCGATGGAGTCTTAGCATGCCCTTGTTGTTGTAAACCAAAACCTCCACCCCCACCAGCATGCCCTTGCAGTGAAAGTTGTGGTGTGGATATCAATATTCAAATATCGTCGGTAGCTGGTCAGGCATCACGCAAGTACGAACTACCTCATTCGTCATCATCTACTGCTGAGCTAtga
- the LOC113326617 gene encoding uncharacterized protein LOC113326617 isoform X6, translating into MKTTKCFNRGFWKPKTAHIGTAEKDYDKNLVKCLSLTIKFYVVAVNLFRCIRNCIHCSGPNGGFCQRCHQLQPFRVAPGKLPQRVDRPMIYCYGCQDQCITQCSV; encoded by the exons ATGAAAACCACAAAATGTTTCAACAGAGGATTTTGGAAGCCAAAAACTGCGCACATTG GCACAGCAGAGAAGGACTATGACAAGAACCTTGTCAAATGTTTGTCCTTAACCATTAAATTTTATGTTGTTGCAGTCAACTTATTCCGGTGTATCAGAAACTGCATCCATTGTTCTGGACCTAACGGGGGTTTCTGTCAG AGATGCCATCAGCTGCAGCCATTTCGTGTGGCCCCGGGGAAACTTCCACAGAGAGTAGATCGTCCGATGATCTATTGCTATGGTTGTCAAGACCAGTGCATAACCCAAT GCTCTGTGTAA
- the LOC113326617 gene encoding uncharacterized protein LOC113326617 isoform X4: protein MAETKSFSSALLLLVLFIFVIVGMLEMPSAAAISCGPGETSTESRSSDDLLLWLSRPVHNPMLCVNGCKTKCDAIGATVAREVCFQDFNVGTTILIDGVLACPCCCKPKPPPPPACPCSESCGVDINIQISSVAGQASRKYELPHSSSSTAEL, encoded by the exons ATGGCCGAAACTAAAAGTTTTTCCAGTGCtttgcttcttcttgttcttttcatCTTTGTGATTGTTGGTATGTTAG AGATGCCATCAGCTGCAGCCATTTCGTGTGGCCCCGGGGAAACTTCCACAGAGAGTAGATCGTCCGATGATCTATTGCTATGGTTGTCAAGACCAGTGCATAACCCAAT GCTCTGTGTAAATGGTTGTAAAACTAAATGTGATGCCATAGGAGCTACAGTGGCTAGGGAAGTCTGCTTCCAGGATTTCAATGTAGGTACGACGATTCTTATCGATGGAGTCTTAGCATGCCCTTGTTGTTGTAAACCAAAACCTCCACCCCCACCAGCATGCCCTTGCAGTGAAAGTTGTGGTGTGGATATCAATATTCAAATATCGTCGGTAGCTGGTCAGGCATCACGCAAGTACGAACTACCTCATTCGTCATCATCTACTGCTGAGCTAtga
- the LOC113326617 gene encoding uncharacterized protein LOC113326617 isoform X5 has translation MPSAAAISCGPGETSTESRSSDDLLLWLSRPVHNPMLCVNGCKTKCDAIGATVAREVCFQDFNVGTTILIDGVLACPCCCKPKPPPPPACPCSESCGVDINIQISSVAGQASRKYELPHSSSSTAEL, from the exons ATGCCATCAGCTGCAGCCATTTCGTGTGGCCCCGGGGAAACTTCCACAGAGAGTAGATCGTCCGATGATCTATTGCTATGGTTGTCAAGACCAGTGCATAACCCAAT GCTCTGTGTAAATGGTTGTAAAACTAAATGTGATGCCATAGGAGCTACAGTGGCTAGGGAAGTCTGCTTCCAGGATTTCAATGTAGGTACGACGATTCTTATCGATGGAGTCTTAGCATGCCCTTGTTGTTGTAAACCAAAACCTCCACCCCCACCAGCATGCCCTTGCAGTGAAAGTTGTGGTGTGGATATCAATATTCAAATATCGTCGGTAGCTGGTCAGGCATCACGCAAGTACGAACTACCTCATTCGTCATCATCTACTGCTGAGCTAtga
- the LOC113326302 gene encoding uncharacterized protein LOC113326302 encodes MAMKLFSRHLSKSNEDTTVIGIKVSGGNSPAINHLFFADDCLIFTQASLSSVNNLLQLLQEFISQFGQVINSDKSSVYFSKSVNPEVASAFTHFLGIKTMNAKGMYLGSPLIFGYYKQESFKDIK; translated from the coding sequence ATGGCAATGAAGCTTTTTTCAAGACACCTATCTAAATCCAATGAAGATACAACTGTTATTGGTATTAAAGTATCAGGTGGTAACTCACCAGCTATTAATCAtctattttttgcagatgattgcttgatCTTCACTCAAGCATCCCTCTCGTCAGTTAACAATTTATTGCAATTACTTCAAGAGTTCATCTCACAATTTGGTCAGGTAATCAACTCTGATAAATCTTCAGTTTATTTCAGCAAGTCTGTTAATCCAGAAGTTGCTTCTGCTTTTACACATTTTCTTGGTATCAAGACCATGAATGCTAAAGGCATGTATTTAGGATCACCTCTTATTTTTGGGTATTATAAACAAGAGTCATTTAAAGATATCAAATAA